One region of Rhizobium sp. WYJ-E13 genomic DNA includes:
- a CDS encoding carboxypeptidase M32 — protein MSFAAFENEIAKINDILCAVNLLTWDARTMMPPGGVDARGKQIATLAGLARDLATSDKLQRAIEGARSELSGIDVGDRRKLALEKAAEAIDTLSRIPASLVSAAAELKTVAQAAWSSARAANDFAAFAPFLERTMEMQREIAAAIGYREHPYDALVATYEPGMNWSRLRRLYGELRDGLLPLLAQAKEANVRAEILDRAYPVDKQRAFSSLISARFGYDFNRGRLDDTVHPFEISFTRSDVRITGRFRETWLPGGLFAVWHEAGHGIYEQGISDAFSRSTFTTDFVNLYAVGGTSFGTHESQSRLWENRVGRSRRFWELNFADLQKTFPDQLSDVTPEDFWRAVNAARPGFIRVEADELTYDLHIMLRSEIEAGLISGEVRVADLPGIWRDKVKAYLGLDVPNDTLGVLQDVHWSSGMVGSFPTYTIGNIMSSQFFAAACKETAIERGLENGDYLPLKTWLNDHVHQYGRSKSASQLLADATGEDLSVSAYVNDLKRKVVDLTA, from the coding sequence ATGAGTTTTGCCGCTTTTGAAAACGAGATCGCCAAGATCAACGACATCCTCTGCGCCGTAAACCTGCTTACCTGGGATGCGCGCACCATGATGCCGCCAGGCGGTGTCGATGCACGCGGCAAGCAGATTGCCACACTCGCCGGGCTCGCGCGCGATCTTGCGACGAGTGACAAACTTCAACGCGCCATCGAAGGCGCGCGGTCGGAACTATCAGGGATCGATGTCGGTGACCGCCGTAAGCTCGCGCTCGAAAAGGCAGCAGAGGCGATCGACACCCTCTCACGCATTCCCGCCTCCCTCGTCAGCGCTGCGGCGGAGCTGAAAACCGTCGCCCAGGCGGCCTGGAGCAGCGCGCGCGCCGCCAATGATTTTGCCGCTTTCGCGCCGTTCCTCGAACGCACGATGGAAATGCAGCGCGAGATCGCCGCTGCCATCGGCTATAGGGAGCATCCCTACGACGCGCTGGTTGCAACCTACGAACCGGGCATGAACTGGTCGCGGCTGCGCAGGCTCTATGGTGAGCTGCGCGACGGCCTGCTGCCGTTGCTCGCCCAGGCGAAAGAAGCCAATGTCCGCGCGGAAATTCTCGATCGGGCCTACCCGGTCGACAAGCAGCGGGCATTTTCAAGCCTGATCTCCGCCCGTTTCGGCTATGATTTCAACCGCGGCCGTCTCGACGACACGGTTCATCCCTTCGAGATTTCCTTCACACGATCCGATGTGCGCATCACCGGCCGGTTCCGCGAAACCTGGCTGCCCGGCGGCCTCTTCGCCGTGTGGCATGAAGCGGGCCACGGCATCTACGAGCAGGGTATTTCCGACGCTTTCAGCCGTTCGACATTCACCACGGATTTCGTCAATCTCTATGCCGTCGGCGGCACGAGCTTCGGCACGCATGAATCCCAATCGCGCCTTTGGGAAAACCGCGTCGGCCGCTCCCGCCGCTTTTGGGAGCTGAATTTCGCCGATCTGCAAAAGACCTTCCCCGACCAGCTTAGCGATGTCACGCCGGAGGATTTCTGGCGGGCCGTCAATGCTGCCCGGCCCGGCTTCATTCGTGTGGAAGCCGACGAGTTGACCTATGATCTGCACATCATGCTGCGTTCGGAGATCGAAGCGGGTCTGATATCAGGCGAAGTTCGGGTTGCCGATCTGCCTGGCATCTGGCGCGACAAGGTGAAGGCCTATCTTGGGCTCGATGTGCCAAACGATACGCTCGGCGTCCTGCAGGATGTCCACTGGTCATCCGGCATGGTCGGCTCTTTCCCGACTTATACGATCGGCAACATCATGTCGTCGCAGTTCTTCGCAGCGGCCTGCAAGGAGACGGCCATCGAACGCGGGTTGGAGAATGGCGATTACCTGCCGCTGAAAACCTGGCTCAATGACCATGTTCATCAATACGGACGCTCGAAGAGCGCCAGCCAATTGCTGGCGGATGCGACAGGCGAAGACCTTTCCGTCTCCGCCTATGTCAACGATCTCAAGCGCAAGGTCGTAGACCTCACCGCCTGA
- a CDS encoding ABC transporter ATP-binding protein → MNANIPILSIDGISKRFAGPHSLTRRLQGIPQLAVHALRDVTLEIHRGETLGIVGESGCGKSTLARCLVRLHEPDGGAIRFEGKDIGRFRGGERRAFNRRVQMIFQDPYGSLNPRMTVSQILGEALSVHKMRAKVEIPHRIAELLELVRLPQDAAGRYPHEFSGGQRQRIGIARALAVEPNVIVADELVSALDVSVQAQVVNLLLQLQEQLHLTVIFVAHDLRLVRHISHRVAVMYLGQVVEVNTSEGLFTAPRHPYSKALLDAAPELDPSRRSRTIAARGELPSPLEVPPGCAFASRCPHAFDRCRIERPLLTPRGHGQLAACHLEDFGAPVR, encoded by the coding sequence TTGAACGCGAATATTCCCATTCTTTCGATCGACGGCATCTCGAAACGCTTTGCCGGCCCGCACTCCCTGACGCGACGACTGCAGGGAATACCGCAGCTCGCCGTGCATGCGCTTCGCGACGTGACGCTCGAAATTCATCGCGGCGAAACGCTTGGCATCGTCGGCGAATCCGGCTGCGGCAAGTCCACCCTCGCGCGGTGTCTGGTGCGCCTGCACGAGCCGGATGGCGGGGCAATCCGCTTCGAAGGCAAGGATATCGGCCGGTTTCGCGGCGGCGAGCGGCGCGCCTTCAACAGGCGGGTGCAGATGATCTTCCAGGATCCCTACGGCTCGCTCAACCCGCGCATGACCGTTTCGCAGATTCTCGGCGAGGCGCTCTCCGTTCACAAAATGCGGGCCAAGGTCGAAATCCCCCATCGGATTGCGGAACTCTTGGAGCTCGTTCGCCTGCCGCAGGATGCGGCAGGCCGCTATCCGCATGAATTCTCCGGTGGCCAGCGCCAACGCATCGGCATTGCGAGAGCGCTCGCCGTCGAGCCCAATGTCATCGTCGCTGACGAACTGGTCTCGGCGCTCGATGTTTCGGTGCAGGCCCAGGTCGTCAATCTACTCCTGCAACTGCAGGAACAATTGCATCTGACCGTCATTTTCGTCGCCCACGACCTGCGGCTGGTTCGCCATATCTCGCATCGAGTCGCGGTCATGTATCTCGGCCAGGTGGTTGAGGTGAACACGTCGGAAGGCCTCTTCACCGCCCCGCGTCACCCCTATTCCAAGGCGCTGCTCGACGCGGCACCGGAGCTCGATCCGTCTCGCCGCAGCCGAACGATCGCAGCGCGCGGCGAATTGCCGAGCCCGCTCGAAGTTCCGCCGGGATGCGCCTTTGCCAGCCGCTGCCCGCATGCCTTCGATCGTTGCAGGATAGAGCGGCCGCTTCTGACGCCGCGTGGCCATGGCCAGCTCGCGGCCTGCCACCTTGAGGATTTCGGGGCACCTGTGCGCTAA
- a CDS encoding aromatic ring-hydroxylating dioxygenase subunit alpha, translating into MKAGAMIDEWYPVGLFSRLTETGNKTALMGEPIEVARAQDGSARVTSGDGRPLPVRVRYGHVWSSLGNPVKELFAIPEADQPGRRFVDVGVVRVRCSPLRAVENFLDIAHFPFVHTDILGAEPHTEVENYKVEIREDEDEVWATQVKFYQPQAAKSATGGITTEYMYRVPAPTCSVLYKTCPPRPGEWDVITLFVQPLAEDLCDVWPWMALFDDETPMTDLIHFQQMIFLQDRSILENQIPALLPLDPGMEIPTRADLTSVAYRRWLKRHNYTYGAQLVAQ; encoded by the coding sequence ATGAAGGCCGGCGCGATGATCGACGAATGGTATCCGGTCGGCCTTTTCAGCCGGCTCACCGAGACGGGAAACAAGACCGCGCTGATGGGCGAACCGATCGAGGTGGCACGCGCGCAGGACGGATCGGCGCGGGTAACATCCGGCGACGGACGCCCACTCCCTGTCCGTGTTCGCTACGGCCACGTCTGGTCTTCCCTCGGCAATCCCGTCAAGGAGCTTTTTGCTATTCCCGAGGCGGATCAGCCCGGCCGCCGTTTTGTCGATGTCGGCGTGGTGCGGGTGCGCTGCTCGCCGCTACGGGCGGTGGAGAACTTCCTCGACATTGCCCATTTCCCCTTCGTCCATACCGACATCCTCGGCGCCGAGCCGCATACGGAGGTCGAAAACTACAAGGTAGAAATCCGCGAAGATGAGGATGAGGTCTGGGCGACGCAGGTGAAATTCTACCAGCCGCAGGCAGCCAAGTCGGCAACTGGCGGCATTACCACCGAATATATGTACCGCGTGCCAGCACCGACCTGCTCAGTGCTCTACAAGACCTGCCCTCCCCGGCCAGGCGAATGGGATGTCATTACCCTCTTCGTCCAGCCGCTTGCGGAGGACCTCTGTGACGTATGGCCATGGATGGCCCTTTTCGATGACGAAACGCCCATGACAGACCTCATCCATTTTCAACAGATGATTTTCCTGCAGGATCGCTCGATCCTTGAAAACCAGATCCCAGCCCTGCTGCCGCTCGATCCCGGCATGGAAATCCCGACCCGGGCCGATCTCACATCGGTTGCTTACCGGCGCTGGCTGAAGCGTCACAACTATACCTATGGTGCACAGCTGGTCGCGCAATGA
- a CDS encoding acylphosphatase: MMQARQGELRERMTILGDVNSASFVPWIRRHADKLGLSQDFFYTGADRIELEVAGPVELIDMLEMGCSLGPIDVWVDEIQRKIVDPADAP; encoded by the coding sequence ATGATGCAGGCACGGCAGGGGGAGTTGCGCGAGCGGATGACGATCCTAGGCGATGTCAATTCTGCCTCATTCGTCCCGTGGATCCGTCGCCATGCTGACAAGCTCGGACTGTCCCAGGATTTCTTTTACACCGGGGCCGACCGAATCGAACTTGAGGTCGCGGGACCTGTCGAACTGATCGACATGCTTGAAATGGGATGTTCGCTTGGCCCGATCGATGTCTGGGTGGACGAGATTCAGCGCAAGATTGTAGATCCGGCCGATGCACCGTAA
- a CDS encoding glutathione S-transferase family protein: protein MKLYDYILSPSCYKIRLMAAILGIKLDIRPVDFHPGAEHRGPELLALNPAGSLPILEDGDLVLTESSAILAYLAAGSAPEWLGSSTPEETARVQQWLSFSHRLTANLGGARLHEMLLRPGNIEILQAQGISALRELEAGLFEQQLRGMRFLASNRATIADIACFPYVALAPDGGISLDPYPTIRLWLRAIRSIDGFIEMPGIHRLHELKPDPHPAKEER, encoded by the coding sequence ATGAAGCTCTACGACTACATTCTCTCGCCGAGCTGCTACAAGATCCGCCTGATGGCGGCGATCCTCGGCATCAAGCTGGATATCCGACCGGTCGATTTTCATCCCGGCGCGGAACATCGCGGACCAGAACTCCTGGCGCTCAACCCGGCAGGTTCGCTTCCGATCCTTGAGGACGGCGATCTCGTCCTGACGGAATCCTCCGCGATTCTCGCCTATCTCGCCGCCGGAAGCGCGCCGGAATGGCTGGGCAGTAGCACGCCTGAAGAGACGGCGCGGGTGCAGCAGTGGCTCTCCTTCTCGCATCGGCTGACGGCCAATCTCGGCGGTGCGCGACTGCATGAAATGCTTCTGCGCCCCGGCAATATCGAGATCCTGCAGGCGCAGGGCATCTCGGCGCTGCGCGAGCTGGAAGCCGGTCTCTTCGAACAGCAGCTTCGCGGCATGCGCTTCCTAGCGTCGAACCGCGCCACGATCGCCGATATCGCCTGCTTCCCCTATGTGGCGCTCGCGCCCGATGGCGGCATCTCGCTCGATCCATACCCAACGATCCGGCTCTGGCTGCGTGCCATCCGCAGCATCGACGGTTTCATCGAAATGCCCGGCATTCACAGGTTGCACGAGCTGAAACCTGATCCTCATCCCGCGAAGGAGGAGAGGTGA
- a CDS encoding Rieske 2Fe-2S domain-containing protein, with protein sequence MPSDTAGSWTPVALSADLPPATVIPALTPAGSIALWRSQSGRASASSDRCPHRGMRLSHGFVRGETLSCIYHGWSYSPAGGCVRIPAHPDLVPPETIRVAVQTVEELDGVIWVAAGKPTSQPPRLGNLIPLRSLTAEAGIAEIEAVAGAKANADGLINVAEYPWVRLLPTPQGDRTLVHVMIEQSRSIEDRVAASRIAEALRRRAEARQKEAA encoded by the coding sequence ATGCCATCTGATACGGCCGGCTCCTGGACGCCTGTCGCCCTTTCTGCTGATCTGCCGCCGGCAACCGTCATACCGGCCTTAACGCCAGCAGGATCGATAGCCCTTTGGCGCAGTCAATCGGGGCGCGCATCGGCATCGTCGGATCGCTGTCCGCATCGCGGGATGCGATTGTCCCACGGCTTCGTGCGTGGCGAGACGCTCTCCTGCATCTATCATGGCTGGAGCTACTCTCCGGCGGGGGGATGCGTTCGCATCCCGGCCCATCCCGACCTCGTGCCGCCAGAAACGATCCGCGTCGCCGTCCAGACAGTCGAAGAATTGGATGGCGTCATCTGGGTCGCTGCTGGCAAGCCGACATCGCAGCCGCCGCGCCTGGGCAACCTTATTCCGTTGCGCTCGCTGACGGCCGAGGCCGGCATCGCGGAAATCGAAGCTGTGGCCGGCGCAAAGGCGAATGCAGACGGACTTATCAACGTCGCGGAATATCCATGGGTCCGGCTGTTGCCGACGCCACAGGGGGATCGCACGCTGGTTCATGTCATGATCGAGCAAAGTCGCAGCATTGAGGATCGGGTTGCCGCGTCCCGCATTGCCGAAGCTTTGCGCCGCCGGGCGGAAGCACGCCAGAAGGAAGCTGCATGA
- a CDS encoding thioredoxin domain-containing protein: MTTTSWQTDPLVWGSGQRAFEAFLEPTCPYSVRTFNKLDRLLEQAGENRITVKIRLQSQPWHMYSGVVVRCILAASTLSGGKETAKKVMAAVAAHREEFEFERHAGGANMDVTPNQIIERLERYSGVELKDAFAMPDLDREIKWHCKYARQNGIHVSPTFMIDGLVRPDMSSGDEVEAWVKLLVG; encoded by the coding sequence ATGACGACCACTTCCTGGCAGACAGATCCACTCGTTTGGGGTTCCGGACAGCGCGCTTTCGAGGCATTCCTGGAGCCGACCTGCCCCTATTCCGTCAGGACGTTCAACAAGCTGGACAGGCTTCTGGAGCAAGCCGGCGAGAACAGGATCACAGTGAAAATCCGCCTGCAGTCGCAGCCCTGGCATATGTATTCCGGCGTGGTCGTGCGCTGCATCCTCGCCGCGTCGACCTTGAGCGGTGGCAAGGAAACGGCAAAGAAGGTCATGGCGGCCGTTGCTGCCCATCGCGAAGAATTCGAGTTCGAGCGGCATGCCGGCGGTGCCAATATGGATGTCACGCCGAACCAGATCATCGAACGCCTGGAACGCTACAGCGGTGTCGAGCTGAAAGACGCTTTCGCGATGCCTGATCTCGACCGCGAGATCAAATGGCACTGCAAATATGCGCGTCAGAACGGCATTCATGTCTCGCCGACATTCATGATCGACGGGCTGGTGCGGCCAGACATGAGCAGTGGCGACGAGGTTGAAGCCTGGGTCAAGCTGCTGGTCGGCTGA